One window of the Nitrospinota bacterium genome contains the following:
- a CDS encoding lipopolysaccharide biosynthesis protein, with protein MANLFRGFLSFVTGIIIARNLGPEQYGNFSFLLGTFIAVRQLLDMGTSSAFYTFIAKKKQPGLYIVSYFAWQAMQFVLVVGVIILILPREWFETLWGGHEKQIVITAFTAVFMQQQVWQTVLMIAESRRLTYVAQLLNLGISAGHLMLVSALVISGEITIEILFYLIVGEYLAGMIIAYKLLGGTGDKDKIEFDFKKMLSEYLVYCTPLVIYMSLGFLYEFADKWLLQNFGGAVQQGFYGISYQFASVSLIATMSMLKIFWKEMAEAKQNENLERMKSLYRKTSRFLFFIGGFISGLLIPWSGEIVKLTLGAPFIAGTTALAIMFLYPLHQSMGQIGGTMLLATGQTKAQTMLGVIFMSLSMPATYFVLAPNDSIVPGLGMGANGMAIKMVVMNILNVNLIAWWISKYFKWDFDWFHQFYITFMVLAVGYFAYYVANGIVGVESYLILRVAISIIVYSLFIGIITWKNPASIGFAKEEIRIMFFNIFSKINKPGRDVVQI; from the coding sequence ATGGCAAATCTATTTCGCGGATTCCTCTCTTTTGTTACTGGAATAATAATTGCCAGGAATTTGGGGCCTGAGCAGTATGGTAATTTCAGCTTTTTGCTAGGAACTTTTATTGCGGTAAGGCAACTGTTGGATATGGGGACTTCAAGTGCATTCTATACGTTTATTGCCAAGAAAAAACAGCCCGGGTTATACATAGTAAGCTATTTTGCCTGGCAGGCGATGCAATTCGTTTTAGTGGTAGGCGTAATTATTTTGATTCTGCCTCGAGAATGGTTTGAAACATTATGGGGAGGGCATGAAAAGCAGATCGTGATAACAGCATTTACTGCTGTTTTTATGCAGCAACAGGTTTGGCAGACAGTTTTAATGATTGCTGAATCCAGACGGTTGACATATGTGGCGCAGTTGCTGAACTTGGGCATTTCCGCGGGACATTTAATGCTTGTATCAGCATTGGTTATTTCCGGGGAGATCACGATTGAAATATTATTTTATCTGATTGTCGGAGAGTATCTGGCTGGAATGATAATCGCCTATAAACTGCTCGGGGGGACTGGAGATAAAGATAAAATAGAATTTGATTTCAAGAAAATGCTTAGTGAATATCTTGTTTACTGCACTCCGCTTGTCATTTACATGTCACTGGGATTTCTTTATGAATTTGCCGACAAATGGCTATTGCAGAATTTTGGCGGGGCCGTTCAGCAAGGTTTCTACGGTATTAGTTATCAGTTCGCTTCCGTAAGCCTAATAGCGACAATGTCAATGTTGAAGATATTTTGGAAAGAGATGGCAGAAGCCAAGCAGAATGAAAATTTGGAAAGGATGAAAAGTTTATATAGAAAAACATCGAGATTTCTATTTTTCATCGGTGGATTTATTAGTGGGCTTCTCATTCCCTGGAGTGGTGAAATTGTCAAACTTACGCTTGGCGCTCCCTTCATCGCAGGAACAACGGCACTTGCCATTATGTTTCTTTATCCGCTACACCAGTCTATGGGGCAGATAGGGGGAACGATGTTATTGGCTACTGGTCAGACCAAGGCTCAGACCATGCTGGGGGTAATATTTATGAGTCTTAGTATGCCGGCAACATATTTTGTGCTTGCTCCCAACGATTCGATAGTCCCCGGACTGGGTATGGGGGCGAACGGAATGGCAATTAAGATGGTTGTTATGAACATTTTAAACGTTAATCTCATTGCTTGGTGGATTTCAAAATATTTCAAATGGGATTTTGATTGGTTTCATCAATTTTATATAACGTTCATGGTGCTGGCTGTAGGGTATTTTGCATATTATGTCGCAAACGGAATAGTCGGAGTGGAATCATATCTGATTCTCAGAGTTGCAATTTCGATAATAGTTTATTCTCTTTTTATCGGTATTATTACCTGGAAAAATCCAGCATCAATAGGTTTTGCCAAAGAAGAAATTAGAATTATGTTTTTTAATATATTCTCTAAAATAAACAAGCCAGGCAGGGATGTTGTGCAAATTTAG
- the rfbF gene encoding glucose-1-phosphate cytidylyltransferase — MKVIILCGGLGTRLSEETQIKPKPMVEIGGDPILRHVMKIYDKYGFNEFVLALGYKGEYIKDYFLDYHPLTSDVTVHLSSGKVDYANPTAEDWHVKMIDTGKDSMTGGRLNRLKNVLKNENTFMMTYGDGVSDVNIKSLLDFHKKHGQIATVTAVRPPARFGGMVFEGDKVVDFKEKPQTGEGWINGGFFVFEKKIFDYLHGDSTVLEKEPLENLAKDGELMAYKHEGFWQCMDTVRDRNFLESLLERNEAPWTK; from the coding sequence ATGAAAGTAATTATTCTTTGTGGCGGGCTAGGAACAAGGCTTAGCGAAGAGACGCAAATAAAACCGAAACCGATGGTCGAGATAGGTGGAGATCCTATTCTTAGGCATGTAATGAAAATATACGACAAGTACGGATTCAATGAATTCGTTTTAGCCCTGGGATATAAGGGAGAATATATAAAGGACTACTTCCTCGATTACCATCCCCTTACGAGCGACGTAACTGTGCACCTCTCCTCAGGCAAGGTGGATTATGCAAACCCTACCGCGGAAGACTGGCATGTGAAGATGATAGATACCGGGAAGGACAGCATGACCGGCGGGAGACTTAATAGGTTGAAAAACGTGTTAAAGAATGAAAATACTTTCATGATGACATACGGTGATGGGGTTTCCGATGTAAACATAAAGTCATTGCTTGATTTCCATAAAAAGCATGGGCAGATAGCAACGGTAACGGCTGTGCGTCCACCTGCCAGATTTGGCGGAATGGTATTTGAAGGAGATAAGGTTGTCGACTTCAAGGAAAAACCGCAGACTGGAGAGGGGTGGATAAACGGAGGTTTTTTTGTTTTTGAGAAAAAGATTTTTGATTATCTGCATGGCGATAGTACAGTTCTGGAAAAAGAGCCGCTTGAAAATCTTGCGAAAGATGGGGAACTTATGGCTTACAAACATGAAGGCTTCTGGCAGTGCATGGACACTGTGCGGGACAGGAATTTCCTTGAATCCCTCCTTGAGCGCAATGAAGCGCCATGGACTAAATAG
- a CDS encoding methyltransferase domain-containing protein gives MINVRRLYQQEWHGIRFDSFAEVSSSHLANGEFYKLFYSVFFKKYRNWQELDENWVKLKKETMNFIKNRIGSDKNKSILSIGCGLGLIEGWLVEDGYENLEISEISEIPISWISQKIPTEKRHIGLFPACVPENRKYDYILLVAVEYFYNDKELRKFLADVKNLLVPSGTCLLISFPDEDNGLLYLMIDTAKEYLKRILGVLGLRNIGQFWGYVRTPAELEASMKSAGFNDVTGTFIDTNTSWKNYSVVGRNN, from the coding sequence GTGATTAACGTGAGACGGTTGTATCAACAAGAATGGCATGGGATACGATTTGATTCTTTCGCAGAAGTTTCATCAAGCCACCTTGCAAATGGTGAATTCTATAAATTGTTTTATAGCGTCTTTTTTAAAAAATATCGCAATTGGCAGGAATTGGATGAAAATTGGGTCAAGCTTAAAAAGGAGACGATGAATTTTATCAAAAATCGTATTGGTTCGGATAAAAATAAATCAATTCTCTCAATTGGATGCGGTCTCGGTCTCATAGAAGGTTGGTTGGTTGAGGATGGATATGAGAATTTGGAAATTTCAGAAATATCCGAAATTCCGATCTCCTGGATAAGCCAGAAAATCCCAACCGAAAAGAGGCATATTGGTTTATTTCCAGCGTGTGTGCCTGAGAATAGAAAATATGATTATATTTTGCTAGTAGCAGTCGAATATTTTTACAACGATAAAGAATTGAGAAAATTTCTGGCAGATGTTAAGAACCTTCTTGTACCAAGTGGGACATGTCTTCTTATTTCATTCCCGGATGAGGATAATGGCCTACTTTATTTAATGATTGATACGGCGAAGGAGTATTTAAAACGCATCTTAGGAGTATTAGGTTTAAGAAATATTGGCCAATTTTGGGGATACGTTAGAACTCCTGCTGAACTCGAAGCCTCAATGAAGAGCGCAGGTTTTAACGACGTAACTGGAACCTTTATCGATACGAACACCTCTTGGAAAAATTATAGTGTTGTTGGACGCAATAATTGA
- a CDS encoding glycosyltransferase has protein sequence MAPKVSVIINCLNSEKYLQEAIDSVYSQTCTDWEIILWDNASTDKTAQIANSYKEKLRYYRSEVTTTLGQARNNALEKANGELIAFLDSDDIWMPEKLEKQLPLFGNPKVGIVYSDALYFNSNGYAKRQHGNKIPKQGMVWEELLKNYSITLSTAVVRRSAINTLSYCFDESFNFIEEYDLFLRLAKNWNVCYSPEMLCKYRMHEKNYSFTHTELFVKEKMVLLQKYKEIYEDFKGKNYERMAVIIMRTVAKNQWARGDSKGARSIIKEVMFKDAKSMMLYFASFVSYKIYLALRKYLSKRPFLIND, from the coding sequence ATGGCTCCCAAAGTAAGTGTCATCATAAACTGTCTTAACAGCGAAAAATATCTCCAAGAGGCGATAGACTCCGTTTATTCCCAAACATGTACTGATTGGGAAATTATATTGTGGGATAATGCTTCTACCGATAAAACAGCGCAGATAGCAAACAGTTACAAAGAAAAACTCAGGTACTATAGAAGTGAGGTAACCACCACGCTTGGCCAGGCAAGAAACAATGCTTTGGAAAAGGCAAACGGAGAATTGATAGCGTTTTTGGATAGTGACGACATCTGGATGCCTGAAAAGCTGGAGAAGCAATTACCATTGTTTGGAAATCCAAAAGTCGGGATTGTTTATTCTGATGCGCTATATTTTAACAGTAATGGTTATGCCAAGAGACAGCATGGCAACAAGATTCCAAAACAGGGAATGGTTTGGGAAGAACTATTGAAAAATTATTCAATTACATTATCGACTGCTGTGGTTAGACGTTCAGCTATAAACACTTTGAGTTATTGTTTCGATGAATCATTCAATTTTATTGAGGAATATGATCTTTTTCTACGTTTAGCGAAGAACTGGAATGTCTGCTATTCGCCAGAAATGTTATGCAAGTACCGAATGCATGAAAAGAATTATTCGTTTACGCATACAGAATTATTTGTAAAAGAAAAAATGGTATTATTACAAAAATACAAGGAAATATACGAGGATTTTAAGGGAAAGAATTATGAAAGAATGGCCGTTATCATCATGCGTACTGTAGCAAAAAATCAATGGGCAAGAGGTGATAGTAAAGGGGCACGATCGATAATAAAAGAAGTTATGTTTAAAGATGCCAAATCAATGATGTTATATTTTGCCTCATTTGTTTCCTACAAAATATATTTAGCTCTTAGAAAATATTTGTCTAAGCGCCCATTTCTAATTAATGATTAA
- a CDS encoding dTDP-4-dehydrorhamnose 3,5-epimerase family protein, with the protein MNKSGIEGLQITPLKQIDDERGSVLHMLRSDSEIYIGFGEIYFSFVKQGVVKAWKRHKVMTQHFAVPVGRIKLVLFDDRNASSTKGNIEIIEIGRPDKYELVKIPPLVWYGFKGIGEGESMIANCTDIPHDPEEVERCDIDTSDISYAW; encoded by the coding sequence ATGAACAAGAGCGGAATCGAAGGACTTCAAATAACACCCCTTAAGCAAATCGATGATGAAAGAGGCTCTGTGCTCCATATGTTGAGAAGCGATTCTGAGATTTATATAGGGTTTGGGGAGATATACTTTTCGTTTGTAAAGCAAGGGGTTGTGAAAGCCTGGAAACGGCATAAAGTGATGACTCAACATTTTGCAGTTCCTGTTGGGAGAATAAAACTTGTTCTATTCGATGACAGGAATGCAAGCAGTACAAAAGGAAATATAGAAATTATCGAGATAGGAAGACCGGACAAGTATGAACTCGTCAAAATCCCACCGCTTGTGTGGTATGGATTCAAGGGGATAGGCGAAGGGGAATCAATGATAGCAAACTGTACTGATATTCCGCATGACCCTGAGGAAGTGGAACGATGCGACATTGATACCTCTGATATTTCTTATGCATGGTAA
- a CDS encoding DegT/DnrJ/EryC1/StrS family aminotransferase, protein MIRLSKSIVGQIEAEAVAKVICEDGYLGMGSEVKLFEEEIATFIGVPAENICCVNSGTAALHLAVQAVTEPGDEVLVQSLTFVASFQAISGAGAVPIPCEVLPESITLDIEDARKRLTEKTKAVMPVHYGSNPGNLDAIYEFAEKENLRVIEDAAHAFGCKYKGRNIGSFGDIICFSFDGIKNITSGEGGAIVTSDRNVMALAKDARLLGVEKDTEMRFNGKRSWEFDVKHQGYRFHMSNIFAAVGRVQLGRFISEFAPKRVAIAEKYRELLDGVKGLKLLESDLRFVVPHIMPVRILDGNRDGLKDYLEKKGIQTGIHYKPNHMLSLYGDRAYDLGTSEKLYSELLSLPLHPEVTEEHVVNICESIKSYF, encoded by the coding sequence ATGATCAGATTATCTAAGTCGATTGTCGGTCAGATTGAAGCTGAAGCAGTGGCAAAAGTAATTTGTGAAGACGGATACCTCGGCATGGGAAGCGAGGTGAAGCTTTTCGAGGAAGAGATAGCAACCTTCATAGGGGTCCCTGCGGAAAACATATGTTGTGTAAATTCAGGAACAGCAGCTTTGCATCTGGCAGTTCAAGCGGTAACAGAACCGGGCGATGAAGTGCTGGTTCAATCTTTAACTTTTGTTGCTTCCTTTCAGGCAATAAGCGGTGCTGGCGCTGTGCCGATACCTTGTGAAGTATTACCTGAAAGTATTACGCTAGATATTGAAGATGCCAGGAAGAGGCTTACAGAAAAGACAAAAGCTGTGATGCCGGTTCACTATGGCAGCAATCCCGGTAACCTTGACGCTATTTATGAATTCGCCGAAAAGGAAAACTTGCGCGTAATAGAAGACGCAGCACATGCATTTGGTTGTAAATACAAAGGGAGAAATATCGGTTCATTTGGTGATATTATCTGCTTCAGTTTCGATGGAATAAAAAATATAACGAGCGGAGAAGGGGGTGCTATTGTAACCTCTGACAGGAATGTTATGGCACTGGCAAAAGATGCACGACTCCTCGGTGTGGAGAAAGATACTGAAATGAGATTCAACGGTAAAAGGAGCTGGGAGTTTGACGTGAAACATCAAGGCTACCGTTTTCATATGAGCAATATATTTGCCGCAGTAGGGAGGGTTCAGCTTGGGCGGTTTATCAGTGAGTTCGCACCCAAGAGAGTGGCAATAGCTGAAAAGTACCGTGAGCTACTTGATGGAGTAAAAGGATTAAAGCTCCTTGAATCGGATTTACGATTCGTTGTGCCGCATATAATGCCGGTGAGGATTCTTGATGGTAACCGTGACGGGTTAAAGGATTATCTGGAGAAAAAAGGGATTCAGACAGGAATACACTACAAACCTAATCACATGTTAAGCTTGTACGGAGATAGAGCCTATGACCTTGGCACTTCGGAAAAACTTTATAGCGAGCTTCTGAGCCTCCCGCTTCACCCTGAAGTAACAGAAGAACATGTAGTCAATATTTGTGAAAGTATTAAAAGCTATTTTTGA
- the rfbG gene encoding CDP-glucose 4,6-dehydratase, whose amino-acid sequence MFSGLYRGKRVFVTGHTGFKGSWLTAWLLNLGADVGGFSIGVPTEPSNFKVLDLEKRITHFAGDIRDRKLLGDAIDSFKPEAIFHLAAQPIVRESFADPVTTFETNVMGTMNVLELLRTRPSIKAGIIITSDKCYKNLGWTWGYRENDTLGGGDPYSASKACAELIFHSYCESFLKMGSTRVATTRAGNVIGGGDWAADRIVPDTVRAWSKKKSVTVRYPKATRPWQHVLEPLGGYLWLGVKLLEGQENVNCESFNFGPMASVNQPVAALLEEMKKYWSVAEWEIEKVDEYQEASLLKLSCDKALNALGWEASLSFAETVRMTCEWYQAYYEKGGKGIYDLTMEQINNYVSIASDKGLEWTK is encoded by the coding sequence ATGTTTTCAGGTTTATATAGAGGCAAGCGTGTTTTTGTAACTGGGCATACAGGGTTTAAAGGTTCATGGCTTACTGCATGGCTATTAAATCTGGGTGCGGATGTCGGCGGATTTTCCATAGGTGTTCCAACAGAGCCTTCCAATTTCAAAGTTCTGGATTTGGAGAAGAGGATAACGCATTTCGCGGGAGATATCAGAGATAGAAAGTTGTTAGGCGATGCGATCGATAGCTTTAAGCCTGAAGCAATATTTCATCTTGCCGCACAGCCGATTGTCAGGGAATCATTTGCTGATCCTGTAACAACATTTGAAACTAATGTTATGGGTACGATGAATGTTCTTGAATTGCTAAGAACAAGGCCTTCAATTAAAGCTGGAATAATCATCACAAGTGATAAATGCTATAAAAATCTTGGCTGGACATGGGGATATAGGGAAAACGACACTCTTGGCGGGGGAGATCCATATAGTGCTTCAAAAGCCTGCGCCGAGCTGATATTTCACTCTTATTGTGAATCATTTTTGAAGATGGGGAGTACAAGAGTAGCGACTACGCGCGCTGGCAATGTAATTGGGGGTGGCGACTGGGCAGCAGACAGGATTGTACCTGATACGGTGAGAGCCTGGAGCAAAAAGAAATCAGTAACTGTACGGTACCCAAAGGCTACTCGTCCTTGGCAACATGTCCTCGAACCGTTAGGCGGCTACCTTTGGCTTGGCGTAAAACTGCTGGAGGGCCAGGAAAATGTGAACTGTGAATCATTCAACTTTGGACCAATGGCTAGTGTTAACCAGCCTGTTGCTGCTCTTCTTGAAGAAATGAAAAAATATTGGTCAGTAGCTGAATGGGAAATTGAAAAAGTTGATGAATATCAGGAGGCTTCATTATTAAAGCTATCCTGCGATAAGGCTTTAAATGCGCTAGGGTGGGAAGCATCACTTTCATTTGCCGAGACTGTCCGTATGACATGTGAATGGTATCAGGCGTATTATGAAAAAGGTGGTAAAGGAATTTACGATCTCACCATGGAGCAGATAAATAATTATGTAAGCATTGCCTCGGACAAAGGGCTTGAATGGACAAAGTAA
- a CDS encoding class I SAM-dependent methyltransferase, with protein sequence MKQMMMAMIPIFDVALYLLIYPAAILLKIVRRIGVQRLPFCKKALLHVGVFPIRNHFYEPLFDHRQLKNSLFQDRELPGIDFNVGAQLDLLNSFNYSEELKKFPLDAKGELSYFYKNGNFEFGDAEYWYSLIRIKKPRRIIEIGSGSSTLMAIAAVKKNQQEMPSYKCDHICIEPFGAPWLEKTGVSVVRKKVEDVGKDIFLDLKEDDILFIDSSHIIRPQGDVLFEYLELLPILNKGVIVHFHDIFSPKDYPENWVVNKVHFWNEQYLLEAFLTMNSDWEVICSLNYLRHHHFEELKSRCPFLTVSTEPGSFYIRKKN encoded by the coding sequence ATGAAGCAAATGATGATGGCAATGATACCTATATTTGACGTCGCCCTGTATTTGCTTATATATCCAGCAGCAATATTGTTGAAAATTGTTAGGCGCATTGGAGTGCAGCGTCTTCCTTTTTGCAAAAAGGCATTGCTACATGTAGGAGTATTCCCAATCAGGAATCACTTTTATGAACCGTTGTTTGATCATAGGCAGTTAAAAAATTCACTGTTTCAGGACAGAGAACTCCCAGGGATAGATTTCAATGTTGGGGCGCAATTGGATCTATTGAATAGCTTCAATTACAGCGAAGAATTGAAGAAATTCCCTTTAGATGCAAAGGGGGAATTAAGTTATTTTTATAAAAATGGCAATTTTGAATTTGGTGATGCCGAATATTGGTACAGTCTGATTAGAATTAAAAAGCCGCGAAGAATAATTGAAATAGGGAGTGGATCCTCTACTTTGATGGCAATAGCCGCAGTAAAAAAGAATCAACAGGAAATGCCAAGCTATAAATGTGATCATATATGCATTGAACCATTTGGAGCGCCTTGGTTGGAAAAAACCGGTGTGTCGGTTGTGCGGAAAAAAGTAGAGGATGTTGGCAAGGATATATTTCTCGACCTAAAGGAAGATGACATACTATTTATCGATTCATCACATATTATCAGGCCTCAGGGTGACGTTCTGTTTGAATATTTAGAGTTGCTTCCAATACTTAATAAAGGAGTAATAGTTCACTTTCACGACATATTTTCACCAAAGGACTACCCTGAGAATTGGGTAGTTAATAAAGTGCATTTTTGGAATGAGCAGTATTTGTTGGAAGCGTTTTTAACTATGAACAGTGATTGGGAAGTGATTTGCAGCTTAAATTATCTTCGCCACCACCATTTTGAAGAACTAAAAAGCAGGTGTCCTTTTTTGACTGTCTCGACAGAGCCTGGCTCTTTCTATATTAGAAAGAAAAATTGA
- a CDS encoding MBOAT family protein, giving the protein MSLLFYSFWRVEFCLLIIFSAGVDFIASRKIYGSEDERKRKIYLAISLVTNLGLLAIFKYTYFVYDNISFIATQANYRFPSFDSIAIKIILPLGISFYTFQTISYTIDVFRKIVKPIDNFNLFLAYVIFWPQLIAGPILRFGEVVPQLVEEKKFMPELASSGIVLIIVGLFKKVVLADNLAIFVDAGFEASVSQLNALDIWLLSFMFGFQIYFDFSAYSDIAIGSARLLGIYFPDNFNWPYMAVSPKEFWNRWHISLSSWVRDYLYLPIIGEKFRTDSKGGIGEAAVSKKRDRNKALFVTWMLMGLWHGANWTFVLWGIYHAVFIFIYRVIKIFNFLERKLPVISWLFTIFVVMAGWILFRSENISESAAMYSILLNPNNYSLNGRIFPLQDYFMVFVLISTMVIMYEIWKKNINRYFDSIGWVFTRYAAIAVMIFFIAVYLKPVQQFIYFQF; this is encoded by the coding sequence ATGAGCCTTTTGTTTTATTCCTTTTGGAGAGTAGAGTTTTGTCTATTAATTATATTTTCTGCAGGCGTAGATTTTATAGCGTCGCGAAAAATATATGGTTCTGAAGACGAAAGAAAAAGGAAGATTTATCTTGCAATAAGTCTTGTTACCAACCTAGGTCTGTTAGCAATATTTAAATACACATACTTTGTATATGATAATATAAGCTTCATTGCAACTCAGGCAAATTATAGATTCCCTTCGTTTGATTCTATTGCGATTAAGATAATTTTGCCTCTAGGAATATCTTTTTATACTTTTCAAACTATTAGTTATACGATTGATGTCTTTCGGAAAATAGTGAAACCAATAGACAATTTTAATTTGTTTCTTGCTTATGTCATTTTTTGGCCGCAATTAATTGCAGGTCCTATCTTACGATTCGGTGAGGTAGTTCCTCAGCTTGTTGAAGAAAAGAAGTTTATGCCAGAATTGGCAAGTTCTGGAATTGTTTTAATTATTGTAGGGTTATTCAAAAAGGTAGTTTTGGCTGACAATTTAGCGATATTTGTTGACGCAGGTTTTGAAGCATCTGTATCTCAATTGAATGCTTTGGATATATGGTTGCTGTCTTTTATGTTTGGATTTCAAATATATTTTGATTTTTCAGCATATTCTGACATTGCTATAGGCTCTGCAAGACTTTTAGGTATATATTTTCCAGATAATTTCAACTGGCCCTATATGGCAGTATCACCAAAGGAGTTCTGGAATAGATGGCATATTTCACTTTCTTCATGGGTTCGTGATTATCTGTATCTGCCTATAATTGGAGAGAAATTTAGAACAGACAGTAAGGGCGGAATAGGAGAGGCGGCAGTATCAAAAAAAAGAGACAGAAATAAAGCTCTGTTTGTAACTTGGATGTTAATGGGATTGTGGCATGGAGCAAATTGGACATTTGTGCTATGGGGTATATATCATGCCGTCTTTATCTTTATATACCGAGTGATCAAGATATTCAATTTTCTTGAACGGAAACTTCCGGTCATTTCGTGGTTATTTACTATTTTTGTAGTTATGGCAGGCTGGATTTTGTTTAGATCTGAAAATATTTCAGAATCAGCTGCCATGTATTCAATATTGCTAAATCCCAATAACTATTCGCTCAACGGGCGAATCTTTCCACTCCAGGATTATTTCATGGTATTTGTGTTGATATCCACCATGGTTATCATGTATGAAATATGGAAGAAAAACATAAATAGATATTTTGATTCAATTGGTTGGGTTTTCACTAGATACGCGGCAATTGCTGTAATGATATTTTTTATTGCTGTCTATCTTAAGCCGGTTCAACAATTTATCTATTTTCAATTTTAA
- a CDS encoding class I SAM-dependent methyltransferase, with protein MTEIIKELSEIYKQSDEGIFIVDDSGYWSNLNRDENAALIESLKIKSPREAIKESPMPQLETVIFSPKRPAGLELLKLKGTEVCIDFGCMWGALTIPLAKMSKFVMGVDQTIDSLRFLMARARSEKLENVATMCNNLKKFPELKNKIDVAVVNGVLEWIPESNLVELKNYFGKSEKREYSKNPGEEQKEFLRNVLNNLKKDGRLYLAIENRYDFKMFFGAPDPHANILFASILPRRMASILSKFKLKRPYVNWLYSFRGIKELLLETGYAKVDLYCCFPDYRYPEKIFPYENGISDFSGVISPRNSKGKLTLKRAFVRAAELIIFRYLKLKSLSPSIIAIAHK; from the coding sequence GTGACGGAAATTATCAAAGAACTATCAGAAATATATAAACAAAGTGATGAAGGGATTTTTATAGTTGACGATAGCGGCTATTGGTCAAATTTGAATAGAGATGAAAATGCTGCGTTAATTGAATCCCTTAAAATAAAATCTCCCCGCGAAGCGATTAAAGAGTCGCCAATGCCTCAACTTGAGACCGTAATATTCTCACCAAAAAGACCGGCCGGACTGGAGCTTTTAAAATTGAAAGGAACTGAAGTCTGCATAGATTTCGGGTGTATGTGGGGAGCACTGACAATACCCCTAGCAAAGATGTCAAAATTCGTAATGGGAGTGGATCAGACTATTGATTCTTTAAGGTTTCTTATGGCAAGGGCGAGGTCGGAAAAGCTTGAAAATGTAGCGACAATGTGCAACAACCTGAAGAAATTTCCGGAACTTAAGAACAAAATAGATGTAGCAGTAGTAAACGGGGTATTGGAATGGATACCCGAATCAAATCTGGTAGAATTAAAAAACTATTTTGGTAAAAGTGAAAAAAGAGAATATTCAAAAAATCCAGGCGAAGAACAAAAGGAATTTCTAAGAAATGTATTAAATAACCTTAAAAAAGATGGTAGGCTCTACCTTGCAATCGAGAACCGGTACGATTTCAAGATGTTTTTTGGCGCACCGGATCCTCATGCGAATATATTGTTTGCTTCCATTTTGCCGAGGCGAATGGCCAGCATTCTTTCAAAATTCAAACTAAAACGACCTTATGTAAACTGGCTTTATTCCTTCAGAGGGATAAAAGAGCTTTTGTTGGAAACCGGATATGCTAAAGTCGACCTGTATTGTTGTTTTCCTGATTACCGGTATCCAGAGAAAATATTTCCATATGAAAATGGTATTAGTGATTTCAGCGGAGTCATTTCACCGCGCAATTCTAAAGGTAAATTAACATTAAAGAGAGCATTTGTCAGGGCAGCCGAATTGATAATATTCAGGTACCTGAAGTTGAAATCCTTATCGCCATCTATAATTGCAATAGCACACAAGTAA